The following are from one region of the Alicyclobacillus fastidiosus genome:
- a CDS encoding FTR1 family protein, with amino-acid sequence MNQVHKAMGIRRILVLAATVVVVGILVWQGVTANGNPDPTASHLSYGAAVVDTGILVFREGLETILVLSAITASLVRTRQVYWRPISTGAGLAFGATLVTWFVVVGIIALVGQTTPELDIQAGTGLLAIIVLLVVMNWFFHRIYWTGWISMHNRKKKEIIDTFESSSDASAMEAAKSVAYKGLLVLGFTSVYREGFEVDLFLQSTRMQLGSGVVVFGAAIGLFLSLIVAVLTFLAHRKLPYKRMLVLTGVMLGAVLLVMVGEQVQEMQLAGWMGTTLVPVHIPDWVGLWFCVFNNVQGLVAQLIAALFVIGSYFGAQYVRVWKPRRQHVRNTAVNS; translated from the coding sequence GTGAATCAGGTACATAAGGCGATGGGGATACGGAGAATCCTCGTCCTGGCCGCGACCGTGGTCGTCGTCGGAATCCTCGTTTGGCAAGGGGTCACCGCAAACGGAAATCCCGACCCGACAGCGAGCCACCTGAGCTATGGGGCTGCCGTCGTCGATACGGGCATCCTCGTCTTTCGTGAAGGGCTCGAGACCATTCTCGTACTCTCTGCCATCACAGCCAGCCTCGTTCGAACCCGTCAGGTGTATTGGAGACCAATCTCCACTGGCGCTGGACTCGCATTTGGCGCCACGCTCGTCACTTGGTTCGTCGTCGTCGGAATCATCGCATTAGTCGGCCAGACCACGCCTGAACTGGACATTCAAGCAGGAACTGGCCTGTTGGCCATCATCGTGCTTCTCGTCGTCATGAACTGGTTCTTTCACCGGATTTACTGGACCGGTTGGATCTCCATGCACAACCGAAAGAAGAAGGAGATCATCGATACGTTCGAATCGTCGTCGGACGCTTCAGCCATGGAAGCAGCCAAATCCGTCGCCTACAAAGGATTGCTCGTCTTAGGTTTTACCTCGGTGTATCGCGAGGGCTTTGAAGTCGACTTGTTCTTGCAGAGTACGCGGATGCAACTGGGATCCGGCGTCGTCGTATTCGGTGCCGCAATTGGCCTTTTTCTATCGCTCATCGTCGCGGTGCTCACGTTCCTCGCCCACCGCAAACTACCGTACAAAAGAATGCTGGTTCTCACGGGTGTGATGTTAGGCGCCGTCCTCCTGGTGATGGTCGGCGAGCAAGTTCAGGAGATGCAACTGGCCGGTTGGATGGGCACGACTCTGGTACCGGTACATATTCCGGATTGGGTGGGCCTGTGGTTCTGCGTATTCAACAACGTACAGGGGCTAGTCGCGCAGCTGATCGCAGCGTTGTTCGTCATCGGATCGTATTTTGGCGCACAGTATGTCCGCGTGTGGAAACCTCGCCGACAACACGTGCGCAATACGGCCGTCAACAGTTGA
- a CDS encoding DUF2071 domain-containing protein, with the protein MQGTSDVHRQYPIPERPWVMHQTWERVLFAHWPVPVRLLQAKLPPAIELDTFDGQAWLSLVLLFVKDLHARWMPPIPGASAFAQANVRTYVVKAGRPGVWFFQLYASNPLAVALARRFFHLPYERAAIKTEHRADATQFALSRAHQEQPVQALTCNYQPNPPVFEATRGSVDAWLTDRYCVYTSYADRLYRADIHHTPWGLQRANAQWTNNTLFPRCEALTATPSILHFAACKRVHVWAPVEADSWTSSLKS; encoded by the coding sequence ATGCAAGGTACATCCGATGTACACCGACAGTATCCGATTCCAGAGAGGCCGTGGGTGATGCACCAGACGTGGGAGCGGGTTCTGTTCGCGCACTGGCCAGTGCCTGTTCGGCTACTCCAAGCAAAGCTGCCACCCGCTATCGAACTCGATACATTTGATGGTCAGGCTTGGCTCAGCCTCGTCCTGTTATTCGTGAAGGACTTGCACGCGAGGTGGATGCCACCCATTCCGGGTGCGAGTGCGTTCGCCCAGGCAAACGTGCGCACGTATGTCGTCAAAGCGGGACGTCCTGGCGTGTGGTTCTTTCAACTGTATGCTAGCAATCCGCTGGCGGTGGCCCTGGCGCGGAGATTTTTCCACTTGCCGTACGAACGAGCGGCAATAAAAACGGAACACCGAGCGGACGCGACGCAGTTCGCGCTGTCGCGGGCGCACCAAGAACAACCCGTTCAAGCCTTGACCTGCAACTACCAACCTAACCCGCCAGTGTTCGAGGCGACAAGGGGCTCTGTGGATGCTTGGCTGACCGACCGTTATTGCGTCTATACCAGCTACGCAGATCGCCTTTACCGCGCCGACATTCACCATACGCCTTGGGGATTGCAGAGAGCAAACGCACAATGGACGAACAACACGCTGTTTCCAAGGTGCGAAGCGCTCACTGCAACGCCCTCCATCCTACATTTCGCAGCCTGCAAGCGCGTACACGTCTGGGCGCCAGTCGAGGCAGATTCGTGGACATCCTCTCTCAAATCTTAA
- a CDS encoding thioredoxin family protein, protein MGVNLVQKMGQGLSPEQFVANMTRNQEQFVQWYDQFAWPEGASRTFFENYRTPGVHCVIIAADWCGDVVRNIPVVFRLMEAAHIPTEVLIMEEHLETMDQFLTFGGRSIPVVLFLDGEGGVIGRWGPRPTYVQEPMVTFKSENPDREAPDYQDKLAVARQEIMRRYGTDTGYQRLIVEEIKQILQDI, encoded by the coding sequence ATGGGCGTCAATCTTGTACAAAAGATGGGGCAGGGCTTGTCTCCAGAGCAGTTTGTGGCGAACATGACGCGCAACCAGGAACAGTTTGTGCAGTGGTATGACCAGTTCGCCTGGCCCGAAGGAGCTTCGCGGACATTCTTTGAAAATTATCGCACACCCGGGGTCCACTGCGTGATTATCGCCGCAGACTGGTGTGGGGACGTAGTTCGGAATATTCCGGTTGTATTTCGATTGATGGAGGCAGCACATATCCCGACGGAAGTGCTGATTATGGAAGAGCACCTAGAGACGATGGATCAATTCCTCACCTTCGGAGGGCGCTCCATTCCCGTCGTACTGTTCCTCGATGGCGAGGGAGGCGTGATTGGTCGGTGGGGGCCGCGTCCAACCTACGTCCAAGAACCGATGGTGACATTTAAATCGGAGAACCCAGATAGGGAAGCACCTGACTACCAAGACAAGCTCGCTGTCGCTCGTCAGGAAATTATGCGTCGCTATGGAACGGACACCGGCTATCAAAGGCTGATCGTCGAGGAAATCAAACAGATTTTACAAGACATTTGA
- a CDS encoding Tex family protein, translating to MFELSTPDYIKEISKSLSIAASQVRAAIRLMDEGNTIPFIARYRKEMTGELDENQLRDIANRYESEKSLFGRKQDVVRLLEEHGALADEVKARELVEAVIRAGSMTEVDDIYRPYRPKRKTRASVAKERGLEPLAVWLRQPERSRDGESAVRAYAEQFLSEERGVSSVEEAVQGACDIFAESVADDPSSRKWVRETTVARGTLQSVAVDASAESVYEAYYEFSEPIAKALPHRVLAMNRGEREQVLRISVAVPQELMVNHLCQVHIDRRSVGTYVGDLLTAAVVDAYKRLVAPAIERDIRAELTARAEDHAISIFGENLKNLLMQPPIRNRVVLGVDPAYRTGCKLAVIDDTGKLLEVSVIYPTPPQNRVEDAQRHVLAYIRKYSVGLIAIGNGTASRETEAFIVECIGQLKQEDGVEVPYLIVSEAGASVYSASPLAGEEFPRLDVSERSAVSIARRVQDPLAELVKIDPKSVGVGQYQHDVTQKKLDEQLAVVVETAVNHVGVDVNTASASLLSYVAGLNKTVARNIVEYRENNGRFGTRKALGKVPRLGPKTLEQCVGFLRIPDGDEVLDATPIHPESYHVVNALLKRWNRDERTLRDAQVRAQWLSEMRVTPLAELSRETGFGEPTLRDIMDALLRPGRDPREDVPAPILRTDVLKLEDLEVGMTLTGTVRNVVDFGAFVDIGVKNDGLVHISQLADHYVKHPMDVVAVGDIVQVRVIQVDLQKGRLGLSMKQVD from the coding sequence TTGTTCGAGTTATCCACGCCGGATTATATCAAAGAGATTTCAAAAAGCCTGTCCATCGCGGCATCGCAGGTTCGGGCGGCCATCCGCCTGATGGATGAGGGCAATACCATCCCGTTCATCGCGCGGTATCGCAAGGAGATGACCGGGGAACTCGACGAAAATCAGCTGCGGGATATCGCGAATCGATACGAATCTGAAAAGAGCCTGTTCGGGAGAAAACAGGACGTCGTTCGCCTCCTCGAAGAACACGGCGCGCTCGCTGATGAAGTGAAGGCCCGCGAGTTGGTGGAGGCCGTCATCAGGGCGGGATCGATGACTGAGGTCGACGACATTTACCGGCCATATCGACCCAAGCGCAAGACGCGCGCGTCGGTGGCCAAGGAACGGGGGCTCGAGCCGCTAGCCGTCTGGCTTCGCCAACCCGAGCGATCGCGCGACGGCGAATCTGCGGTTCGCGCCTATGCAGAGCAGTTTCTATCAGAGGAGCGCGGCGTGTCTTCTGTGGAAGAAGCCGTCCAAGGAGCTTGTGATATTTTCGCCGAGTCAGTCGCGGACGACCCGTCCTCGCGAAAGTGGGTCAGAGAGACCACTGTCGCCCGGGGAACTTTGCAGAGTGTCGCAGTCGACGCCAGCGCAGAGAGCGTCTATGAGGCGTATTACGAGTTTTCGGAGCCGATTGCCAAAGCCCTGCCACACCGCGTACTCGCCATGAACCGCGGGGAACGGGAACAGGTTCTCCGCATTTCTGTGGCAGTTCCGCAGGAACTGATGGTCAACCACTTGTGCCAGGTGCACATCGATCGGCGGTCCGTCGGGACGTACGTCGGAGATCTGTTGACGGCTGCGGTCGTCGACGCCTATAAGCGCCTGGTAGCGCCCGCCATTGAACGCGATATTCGCGCAGAGCTGACGGCTCGCGCTGAGGACCACGCCATTTCGATTTTCGGCGAGAATCTCAAGAATCTCTTGATGCAGCCGCCTATTCGCAATCGCGTGGTGCTCGGTGTCGACCCTGCCTACCGCACCGGCTGTAAACTCGCCGTGATCGACGATACCGGCAAATTGCTGGAGGTGTCTGTCATCTACCCGACGCCTCCTCAGAATCGGGTCGAAGACGCGCAGAGACACGTACTTGCCTACATTCGCAAGTACAGTGTAGGGCTTATCGCGATTGGCAACGGCACGGCGTCGCGCGAGACGGAAGCGTTCATCGTAGAGTGCATTGGCCAGCTGAAGCAGGAGGACGGCGTCGAAGTACCTTATCTCATCGTGTCCGAAGCGGGTGCCAGCGTCTATTCCGCTTCTCCACTCGCGGGTGAGGAATTTCCTCGCCTCGATGTCTCCGAGCGCAGCGCCGTCTCCATCGCTCGCCGTGTCCAGGATCCGTTGGCGGAACTGGTGAAAATCGACCCGAAATCAGTTGGTGTCGGACAATACCAGCACGACGTCACGCAGAAGAAATTGGACGAGCAACTGGCTGTAGTCGTTGAAACCGCCGTGAACCACGTGGGGGTGGATGTGAATACGGCGTCTGCGAGTCTGCTCTCGTACGTGGCGGGACTGAATAAGACGGTCGCTCGCAATATCGTCGAGTACCGCGAGAACAACGGGCGCTTTGGCACGCGCAAAGCTCTTGGCAAAGTACCGCGCTTGGGACCGAAGACGCTCGAGCAGTGCGTCGGTTTTCTGCGCATTCCGGATGGCGACGAAGTCCTCGACGCAACGCCGATTCACCCAGAGTCCTACCATGTGGTCAACGCGCTGCTCAAGAGGTGGAATCGCGATGAGCGCACCTTGCGAGATGCACAGGTACGGGCTCAATGGCTCAGCGAGATGCGCGTTACGCCGCTTGCAGAGCTCAGCCGCGAGACGGGGTTTGGCGAGCCGACGCTGCGCGATATCATGGACGCACTTCTGCGGCCCGGGCGGGATCCGCGGGAGGACGTACCTGCACCTATTTTGCGGACAGACGTCTTGAAGCTTGAGGACTTGGAAGTTGGGATGACGTTGACCGGCACAGTTCGCAACGTCGTCGACTTTGGGGCATTTGTCGATATCGGCGTGAAAAATGATGGTCTGGTGCACATTTCACAACTAGCCGATCACTACGTGAAACACCCGATGGACGTCGTCGCCGTCGGCGACATCGTCCAGGTGCGCGTCATTCAAGTCGATCTGCAGAAAGGTCGACTCGGCCTTTCGATGAAACAGGTGGACTGA
- a CDS encoding NAD(P)-dependent oxidoreductase, translating into MPKVVITGGSGLLGPWVIREFVDHGYEVLNVDTKVPEEGLCPTLLTDLTNLGETFEVLAGADAVVHLAAIPAMNIRPSDTTFCNNTITTYNILEAASTLGIKKAVITSSESSYGIVFAVHPFGPQYVPMDEDHPQLPQDAYGLSKIVNELTADMFHRKSGMQIVSFRLGNVISPDRYQNFPSFIHDANQRDRILWSYIDTRDAATAYRLAVEADGLGCIRLNIAADDTSMDIKSRDLMAAKYPEVTDFREPLDGFETLLSNRKAKEVLGWEPVHRWRDYV; encoded by the coding sequence TTGCCAAAAGTAGTGATCACAGGAGGTAGTGGCCTGTTAGGCCCTTGGGTCATTCGAGAATTTGTCGACCACGGGTACGAGGTACTCAACGTAGACACGAAAGTTCCAGAAGAAGGGCTCTGTCCGACCCTGCTGACCGACTTGACAAACCTTGGCGAAACGTTTGAGGTACTAGCCGGGGCCGATGCGGTCGTCCACCTCGCGGCGATTCCTGCCATGAACATCCGCCCAAGCGATACGACGTTTTGCAACAACACCATCACGACCTACAACATCCTCGAGGCCGCGTCGACGCTTGGCATCAAAAAGGCGGTTATCACATCGAGCGAATCGTCGTACGGCATCGTCTTTGCGGTCCACCCATTTGGCCCACAATACGTCCCGATGGACGAGGACCACCCACAGCTCCCGCAGGATGCATACGGTTTATCGAAAATCGTCAACGAACTCACAGCAGATATGTTCCACCGCAAGTCCGGAATGCAAATCGTCTCCTTCCGGCTCGGCAATGTCATTTCGCCAGACAGATATCAAAACTTCCCGTCGTTTATCCACGATGCCAATCAGCGAGACAGGATCCTATGGAGCTACATCGACACACGCGATGCAGCGACCGCCTATCGACTCGCCGTCGAGGCCGATGGACTGGGTTGCATCCGCCTCAATATCGCAGCGGACGATACCAGCATGGACATCAAGAGCCGCGACCTGATGGCTGCAAAGTATCCAGAAGTAACCGATTTCCGAGAACCTTTGGACGGTTTCGAAACCCTCTTATCGAATCGCAAAGCCAAAGAGGTGCTTGGCTGGGAACCCGTGCATCGCTGGCGCGATTACGTGTAA
- a CDS encoding DCC1-like thiol-disulfide oxidoreductase family protein, with the protein MEQGKVILFDGVCHLCSAVVRFVIRRDPTRRFRFAPLQSVVAQQWIQSSGIDQNSVVLMEQGHVYVKSAAVLRILRELRGVWPLYYLFVLIPAPLRDAAYDFVATHRRQWFGQLDACMVPTDEMRDRFLDEFQDHLK; encoded by the coding sequence ATGGAGCAGGGCAAGGTGATTCTGTTTGATGGCGTATGCCATCTGTGCAGTGCTGTGGTTCGCTTCGTCATCCGGCGAGATCCTACACGGCGATTTCGGTTTGCACCGCTGCAGTCGGTCGTCGCACAGCAGTGGATCCAATCCTCCGGCATCGACCAAAATTCGGTCGTCCTGATGGAACAAGGGCACGTCTATGTCAAATCTGCTGCTGTCCTTCGAATTCTGCGGGAACTTCGCGGGGTGTGGCCGCTGTATTACCTCTTTGTCCTCATTCCCGCTCCTCTTCGCGATGCCGCCTACGACTTCGTGGCGACGCATCGGCGTCAGTGGTTTGGGCAGTTGGATGCCTGCATGGTTCCCACCGACGAGATGAGGGACCGCTTTTTGGACGAATTTCAGGACCATCTGAAATGA
- a CDS encoding FAD-dependent oxidoreductase produces the protein MNEQGSKSLPTWPKPYWPESIRLSSFPKLEEDIEVDIAIVGGGITGVTAAYLLSIEGVKVALLEADKLLNGATGHTTAKVTAQHHLFYDELIQHVGVENAKRYFESNQQAIQLIQSTSEKLAIDCEFQPEDAYVYAVTDAYAKQVEREYKAYQQLGIDGDLTGAIPFDLPVRAALRMRHQAQFHPLKFLAGLVAVMEQKGVQIFERTVAVDVEQTHRPAVVTRNGHKVIAKKILSCSHYPFYDGRGFYFARMYAERAYILAATTGTHYPGGMYISAESPARSLRSVRIHDQPMVLISGDGHRTGEGGDTAKHYQDLQTFGEQVLGLQQISYRWSNQDLYTLDKIPYIGEITNVHPNVLVATGYKKWGMTSGVVAAELMRDIVMGRDNPYQDLYHPARFYADPSLRRFLLHNGNVAAHLIKGKIELPGLEPAQLVTGEGAVVTYNGRRAGAYKEADGKVYIVDTTCTHMGCEVNWNHGERTWDCPCHGSRFAHTGEVVEGPAKQPLRRLD, from the coding sequence GTGAATGAGCAAGGCAGCAAGTCGCTCCCAACTTGGCCAAAACCCTATTGGCCCGAATCCATTCGGTTATCCTCGTTTCCGAAGCTGGAAGAGGACATCGAGGTCGATATCGCAATCGTCGGTGGTGGGATCACCGGTGTCACTGCCGCCTACCTGTTGTCCATCGAAGGTGTGAAGGTAGCTTTGCTCGAGGCAGACAAGCTCTTGAACGGGGCCACAGGGCATACCACGGCGAAAGTAACCGCGCAACACCATCTATTTTATGACGAGCTCATCCAGCATGTAGGGGTCGAGAATGCGAAACGGTATTTCGAATCGAACCAGCAAGCGATTCAGCTCATCCAATCCACATCCGAAAAACTGGCCATCGACTGCGAGTTTCAGCCAGAAGACGCCTATGTCTACGCGGTGACTGACGCATACGCAAAACAAGTAGAGCGGGAGTACAAAGCGTACCAACAGTTGGGCATCGACGGCGACCTGACGGGCGCCATCCCATTTGACCTCCCCGTTCGTGCTGCCCTTCGCATGAGGCATCAAGCGCAATTTCACCCACTCAAGTTTCTGGCGGGTCTCGTGGCGGTGATGGAGCAAAAAGGAGTACAAATCTTTGAACGCACGGTGGCTGTGGATGTCGAGCAAACACATCGGCCTGCTGTCGTGACGCGAAATGGGCACAAAGTGATCGCCAAGAAGATTTTGTCGTGTTCCCACTACCCGTTTTATGACGGCAGAGGATTTTACTTTGCACGCATGTATGCAGAGCGGGCCTACATCCTCGCTGCGACAACTGGCACCCATTACCCCGGCGGGATGTACATCAGCGCCGAGAGTCCAGCGAGGTCGCTTCGCAGCGTGCGCATCCACGATCAGCCGATGGTGCTCATCAGTGGGGATGGACATCGAACTGGAGAGGGCGGGGACACAGCGAAACACTATCAGGACCTGCAAACGTTCGGCGAGCAGGTGCTCGGCCTGCAGCAGATCTCATATCGCTGGTCCAACCAGGATCTTTACACGTTGGACAAAATTCCGTATATCGGCGAAATCACAAACGTACATCCAAATGTGCTCGTGGCCACTGGCTACAAGAAGTGGGGAATGACGTCTGGGGTGGTGGCAGCAGAGCTGATGCGGGATATCGTGATGGGCCGGGACAACCCATACCAAGACCTGTACCACCCCGCCCGTTTTTACGCCGACCCAAGTCTTCGCAGGTTCCTCTTGCACAACGGAAACGTCGCGGCACATCTGATCAAGGGTAAAATTGAACTGCCGGGTCTCGAACCAGCACAGCTCGTCACCGGTGAAGGTGCCGTGGTGACATACAATGGCAGGCGGGCGGGCGCATACAAGGAGGCCGATGGAAAGGTCTACATCGTGGACACGACGTGCACGCACATGGGCTGCGAAGTCAATTGGAACCACGGGGAACGAACTTGGGATTGTCCATGTCACGGGTCTCGATTTGCCCACACAGGCGAAGTCGTGGAGGGACCAGCGAAGCAGCCTCTTCGGCGCCTCGATTGA
- a CDS encoding GNAT family N-acetyltransferase: protein MPELDISKYERKIILRNTRMEDIEEIIALGRRCFPNMEPWKRAQLESHIRIFPEGQFCVEFEDKIVGSCSSLIVNFDEYDDQHTWNVITDNGYIRNHDPDGFNLYGVEVMVDPEYRRMKIGHRLYEARKELARELNLRSIVIGGRIPNYHKYKEQMTPREYVAEVEKHNIYDPVLSFQILEGFAVKRINTQYLPDDKASEAFATLMEWHNVDYRPKSRRVYRAAFPVRICAVQYMMKKIDSFDEFYTQVEYYVNVAADFGSDFVCFPEIFTTQLMSFLEEKRPDQAIRRLATYTDQYIDLFTELAVRYNVNIIGGSHFVEEHGDIFNVAYLFRRDGTIEKQHKIHATPNERKWWGIAEGNEIHVFDTDCGKIAIQICYDIEFPELARIAVDKGANIIFIPFCTDDRQGYLRVRYCAQARAVENQVYTVIAGTVGNLTHVENMDIQYAQSGIFSPSDFAFARDGIVGECDANIDTVVVGDVDLEILRRSRNSGSVRQLRDRRRDLYRVQLKELKSD, encoded by the coding sequence ATGCCTGAATTGGACATCTCCAAATACGAACGGAAGATCATCCTGCGCAACACGCGCATGGAGGACATCGAAGAGATTATTGCCTTAGGCCGACGCTGTTTCCCGAACATGGAGCCCTGGAAGCGTGCACAGTTGGAAAGTCACATTCGCATTTTTCCAGAAGGCCAATTTTGCGTCGAATTTGAAGATAAAATCGTCGGTTCCTGTTCCAGCCTCATCGTCAATTTCGACGAGTACGACGATCAGCACACTTGGAACGTGATCACGGACAACGGCTATATCCGCAATCACGATCCCGATGGATTTAACCTTTATGGCGTCGAAGTGATGGTAGATCCGGAATATCGAAGAATGAAAATCGGCCACCGCCTGTACGAAGCGCGCAAGGAGCTGGCGCGCGAACTCAACCTACGAAGTATCGTCATTGGCGGTCGAATTCCAAACTACCACAAATACAAGGAGCAGATGACGCCGCGGGAATACGTGGCCGAGGTCGAAAAGCACAATATTTACGATCCCGTTCTGTCTTTCCAAATCCTCGAGGGCTTTGCCGTCAAGCGGATCAACACGCAGTACCTGCCTGACGACAAGGCGTCGGAAGCGTTTGCGACGCTGATGGAATGGCATAATGTCGATTATCGTCCCAAATCGCGCCGGGTGTACCGGGCGGCGTTCCCAGTTCGTATCTGCGCTGTGCAATACATGATGAAGAAAATTGACTCGTTCGACGAGTTTTATACGCAAGTAGAATATTACGTCAACGTCGCAGCTGATTTCGGATCGGATTTCGTCTGTTTTCCGGAGATTTTCACGACGCAACTGATGTCGTTTCTCGAGGAGAAGCGCCCGGACCAGGCCATTCGCCGTCTCGCGACGTACACCGACCAGTATATCGATCTTTTTACTGAGCTCGCAGTGCGCTATAACGTCAATATCATTGGCGGATCGCACTTCGTGGAGGAGCACGGCGACATTTTTAACGTAGCCTATCTCTTTCGGCGGGACGGGACCATCGAGAAGCAACATAAGATTCATGCGACGCCCAATGAACGCAAGTGGTGGGGGATCGCAGAGGGGAACGAAATTCACGTATTTGACACGGATTGCGGGAAGATAGCGATTCAAATCTGCTATGACATCGAGTTTCCGGAATTGGCTCGCATCGCCGTCGACAAAGGCGCGAACATTATCTTTATCCCGTTTTGTACGGATGATCGGCAAGGGTACCTGCGCGTGCGTTACTGTGCACAGGCAAGGGCCGTTGAAAACCAAGTGTACACGGTCATCGCCGGTACGGTGGGCAATTTGACACACGTGGAAAACATGGACATTCAATACGCGCAGTCGGGTATCTTCTCCCCGTCTGACTTCGCATTTGCGCGCGACGGAATTGTCGGGGAGTGCGATGCGAATATCGATACCGTCGTCGTCGGTGACGTCGATTTAGAGATTTTGCGCAGGTCTCGGAACTCGGGATCCGTTCGTCAACTTCGCGACAGGCGCAGAGATTTGTACAGGGTGCAACTCAAGGAGTTAAAGTCAGACTGA
- the proC gene encoding pyrroline-5-carboxylate reductase, with the protein MNKLTQVRVLFIGAGRMARAMISGMIRQRGAIDWEIHVANRSNSVRLAELVETFRVTAVRDWQTTASQADVIVLAMPPDEHQPVLRELAKLVRKDQLVASVAAGIGVSGLQAALPQGTQCAWMMPNTAAGIGESMTLCAIGDSVTEVHRHRLLEILHGLGLSFVCTEQQVHDLTAITGSAPAFAFQFAKALEDSATQFGVDLHDARHLVGQMMLGAAKLILTGQDPLALAAEVTTPGGATAAGLAVLEEAQFTTHLQAAVDATNRKARSLSAKSAEDA; encoded by the coding sequence GTGAACAAATTGACACAAGTGCGAGTGCTCTTCATCGGCGCCGGACGGATGGCCCGCGCAATGATTTCCGGGATGATCCGCCAACGAGGTGCAATCGACTGGGAGATCCACGTGGCCAACCGCTCAAATAGTGTCCGCTTGGCCGAATTGGTAGAAACGTTTCGCGTCACGGCCGTACGCGATTGGCAGACGACTGCAAGCCAGGCAGACGTCATCGTGTTGGCGATGCCGCCTGACGAACATCAACCTGTCCTGCGCGAACTCGCAAAGCTCGTCCGAAAAGACCAGTTGGTAGCGAGCGTCGCTGCTGGCATCGGTGTCTCCGGGTTACAGGCAGCCCTCCCACAAGGCACGCAGTGTGCTTGGATGATGCCGAATACAGCGGCCGGCATCGGCGAATCGATGACGCTGTGCGCCATCGGCGATTCCGTCACAGAAGTCCATCGCCACCGGTTGCTCGAAATCCTCCACGGCCTTGGGCTGTCTTTCGTCTGTACAGAACAGCAAGTGCACGACTTGACCGCCATCACGGGGAGTGCCCCCGCCTTTGCCTTTCAATTTGCAAAAGCGCTCGAGGACTCGGCCACCCAGTTCGGTGTAGACCTGCACGACGCGCGTCACCTCGTCGGTCAGATGATGCTCGGCGCTGCCAAACTGATACTCACGGGGCAGGACCCACTCGCGCTTGCGGCGGAGGTCACTACACCAGGTGGTGCAACGGCTGCGGGCCTCGCCGTGCTCGAAGAGGCTCAGTTCACAACTCACTTGCAGGCAGCCGTCGACGCGACAAACCGTAAAGCGAGGAGCCTGTCAGCAAAAAGCGCGGAAGACGCCTAA
- a CDS encoding 3'(2'),5'-bisphosphate nucleotidase CysQ: MLERETRVLELAVREAGQEIVRIAREGFETTFKANEDPLTTADLTANTILRTKISEAFPDDAWLSEESADDLERCNCRRVWIVDPIDGTREFVKALPEFAISVALVEDGLPIVGAIYNPMTDEYFQAVKGQGSFLNGQRTRVRQASEGRISVFGSRSEIKRGEFEPFAGILDVQPLGSVAYKLARVSAGAADATFSLTPKNEWDIAAGVLLVEEAGGFVVDKDFEPFRFNREQTLVPGIIATSMHCKDQLIEHIEQHLGHR; the protein is encoded by the coding sequence TTGCTGGAACGCGAGACACGTGTATTGGAGTTGGCCGTACGCGAGGCGGGTCAGGAAATCGTTCGGATCGCTCGCGAGGGCTTTGAGACGACGTTTAAGGCGAATGAGGATCCGCTGACGACGGCGGATTTGACGGCAAACACCATTCTCCGCACCAAGATTTCCGAGGCGTTTCCGGACGATGCCTGGCTGTCCGAAGAGTCGGCAGACGACTTGGAGCGGTGCAATTGTCGTCGGGTGTGGATTGTCGACCCAATTGACGGTACCAGAGAGTTCGTCAAGGCGCTTCCGGAGTTCGCGATCTCGGTCGCTTTAGTAGAGGACGGGCTGCCGATTGTCGGGGCAATTTACAACCCGATGACCGATGAATACTTTCAAGCTGTGAAGGGACAAGGCAGTTTCCTCAACGGCCAACGAACGCGTGTCCGCCAGGCGTCTGAAGGCCGAATTTCGGTGTTTGGCAGCCGTTCCGAAATCAAACGCGGCGAGTTCGAGCCGTTCGCCGGCATCCTCGACGTGCAACCGCTCGGTTCCGTAGCGTACAAGCTCGCTCGCGTTTCGGCTGGGGCTGCAGACGCGACATTTAGCCTCACACCGAAGAACGAGTGGGATATCGCAGCTGGTGTCTTGCTCGTGGAGGAAGCGGGCGGATTCGTGGTCGACAAGGACTTTGAGCCGTTTCGGTTCAATCGGGAACAGACGCTCGTCCCGGGGATTATTGCGACGTCGATGCACTGTAAGGACCAGTTGATCGAGCACATCGAGCAGCATCTTGGACACCGGTGA